The following proteins come from a genomic window of Pararhodobacter sp.:
- a CDS encoding DUF3489 domain-containing protein, whose protein sequence is MQLDPAQRHQIKQDPTMPKLTDTQTIILTAAAQRTDNIALPLPKGLAGAAAKMAVARMIAHGWLEEVEANLRCGEPLWRETGDGHGTTLVVTDAGLLAIGIEPVADPQPTAAGTPKPVHIRTGTKQAQIIALLQRPEGAAITEIVAETGWMAHSVRGMISGALKKKLGLPIASEKVDGRGTVYRLDAA, encoded by the coding sequence ATGCAGCTTGATCCCGCCCAGCGCCACCAGATCAAACAGGATCCCACCATGCCGAAACTCACCGACACCCAGACCATTATCCTCACCGCAGCGGCCCAGCGCACCGACAACATCGCCCTTCCGCTGCCCAAGGGGCTGGCCGGTGCGGCGGCGAAGATGGCTGTCGCCAGGATGATCGCACACGGCTGGCTTGAAGAAGTCGAGGCAAACCTGCGTTGCGGCGAACCCCTTTGGCGCGAGACTGGCGATGGCCATGGCACCACGTTGGTTGTCACCGATGCGGGGCTGCTGGCCATCGGGATCGAGCCGGTGGCGGACCCGCAGCCGACCGCAGCGGGCACTCCGAAACCGGTCCATATCCGCACCGGCACCAAGCAGGCCCAGATCATTGCGCTGCTGCAGCGCCCCGAAGGTGCGGCGATCACCGAGATCGTGGCGGAGACTGGCTGGATGGCTCATTCGGTGCGCGGCATGATCTCCGGTGCGCTGAAAAAGAAGCTGGGCCTTCCCATTGCCTCTGAAAAGGTCGATGGCAGAGGCACCGTGTACAGGTTGGACGCGGCCTGA
- a CDS encoding DUF6900 domain-containing protein, translated as MASRKANPTAARDALIFDIAQRRFFIETLETRNRDRLDFHNVAVWAIRHALEEAYEAGRRAGAVARPNPERTRS; from the coding sequence ATGGCGAGCCGCAAAGCCAATCCGACCGCCGCCCGTGATGCGCTGATCTTTGATATCGCCCAGCGCCGGTTCTTCATCGAGACGCTGGAGACCCGCAATCGTGACCGTCTCGATTTCCACAATGTCGCCGTCTGGGCGATCCGCCATGCACTTGAAGAGGCCTATGAAGCCGGACGCCGCGCAGGCGCTGTCGCCCGCCCCAATCCTGAAAGGACAAGATCATGA
- a CDS encoding phage terminase large subunit family protein produces MSESSSPPWPTSGSASDNDDTANDDLINGDLTADLDLGFDGSEDILRNWRRGMRPDPDLTVSEWADQHRKLSSRASAEPGQYRTARTPYLREIMDALSPRHPAQRISFMKAAQVGATEAGNNWIGFVIHHAPGPMLAVLPTVEMAKRTSRGRIDPLIEDSPALKERVNPARSRDAGNSMLSKEFPGGILVLTGANSATGLRSMPARYVFLDEVDAYPASADEEGDPVTLAEARTTTFAHRRKVFMVSTPTIRGLSRIEREFEASDQRRYFVPCPHCDHRQWLQFERLRWAKGQPETAAYVCAGCERPIAEHHKTDMLARGEWRATTTSNNPNAIGFHLSALYSPIGWKSWEQIARDWLAAQGSDEMLRAARNTLLGETWVESGDAPEWQRLADRREAFAAQIPAGGLFLTAGADVQKDRMEVDIWAWGRGLESWLVDHIVIPGGPDDPACWDRLTALLGHTWAHEKGANMTLAKLAIDTGYELAAVYAWSRKQGIAQVAPVKGVEGFNRATPVSGPTFVDATVNGRKLKRGARLWTVATATFKAETYRYLRIERPSELDAPAPSGTIHLPDWADSEWLKQLVAEQLVTVRNKRGYAHQEWQKMRERNEALDTRIYARAAAWILGADRFDERMWRQLEKQAGVETVAITPTAAPEKPTTPQAGQVTPPRRRGWKISTLKYME; encoded by the coding sequence ATGTCCGAGAGCAGCTCACCGCCCTGGCCGACCTCCGGGTCGGCCTCGGATAACGACGATACGGCCAACGACGATCTGATCAATGGTGATCTGACCGCAGACCTCGATCTCGGTTTCGACGGTTCGGAAGACATCCTGCGCAACTGGCGTCGCGGCATGCGGCCCGATCCGGACCTCACGGTGTCGGAATGGGCGGATCAACACCGCAAGCTGTCATCACGGGCCTCGGCCGAACCGGGGCAATACCGCACCGCACGAACCCCCTACCTTCGCGAGATCATGGACGCGCTCTCGCCGCGCCACCCGGCACAGCGCATCTCGTTCATGAAAGCCGCACAAGTTGGCGCGACTGAGGCCGGGAACAACTGGATCGGTTTTGTCATCCACCATGCACCGGGGCCAATGCTGGCGGTGCTGCCCACAGTCGAGATGGCCAAACGCACCTCACGCGGTCGGATCGACCCGCTGATCGAGGACAGCCCGGCGCTCAAAGAACGGGTGAACCCTGCCCGCTCACGGGACGCGGGCAATTCGATGCTGTCCAAGGAGTTTCCGGGCGGGATCCTCGTGCTGACCGGTGCCAATTCAGCGACGGGCCTGCGCTCGATGCCAGCGCGTTATGTGTTTCTCGACGAGGTCGACGCCTATCCGGCTTCGGCTGATGAGGAAGGCGATCCGGTCACGCTGGCGGAGGCCCGCACCACCACCTTTGCGCATCGGCGCAAGGTGTTCATGGTCTCGACGCCGACGATCCGGGGATTGTCGCGTATTGAACGAGAGTTTGAGGCCTCCGACCAGCGCCGGTATTTTGTGCCCTGCCCGCATTGTGACCACAGGCAATGGCTGCAGTTTGAACGGCTGCGCTGGGCGAAGGGACAGCCGGAAACGGCGGCCTATGTTTGCGCGGGCTGCGAACGCCCCATTGCCGAGCATCACAAGACGGATATGCTGGCACGCGGCGAATGGCGGGCGACTACGACCTCAAACAACCCCAACGCCATCGGTTTCCACCTCTCGGCGCTCTATTCGCCGATCGGCTGGAAATCTTGGGAGCAGATCGCGCGGGACTGGCTGGCAGCCCAAGGCTCGGACGAGATGTTGCGCGCCGCGCGCAATACGCTTTTGGGCGAAACCTGGGTTGAGTCTGGCGATGCGCCGGAATGGCAGCGGCTGGCGGATCGGCGCGAGGCTTTTGCGGCGCAAATCCCCGCAGGCGGGCTGTTCCTCACGGCTGGCGCAGACGTCCAGAAGGACCGGATGGAGGTCGACATCTGGGCCTGGGGCCGCGGTCTCGAGAGCTGGCTTGTCGATCACATCGTCATTCCAGGTGGCCCCGACGATCCCGCGTGTTGGGATCGGCTGACAGCACTTCTTGGTCACACATGGGCGCATGAAAAGGGTGCGAACATGACGCTGGCCAAGCTTGCCATAGACACCGGCTACGAGTTGGCTGCCGTCTATGCCTGGTCGCGCAAGCAGGGCATAGCGCAGGTGGCACCCGTGAAAGGGGTCGAAGGCTTCAACCGGGCCACGCCCGTTTCGGGGCCAACCTTCGTCGATGCAACCGTGAACGGGCGCAAGCTGAAGCGCGGCGCGCGGCTTTGGACCGTGGCCACCGCCACCTTCAAGGCGGAGACCTACCGCTATCTGCGCATTGAGCGGCCGTCGGAACTCGATGCGCCCGCGCCCTCGGGCACGATCCACCTACCCGACTGGGCGGACAGCGAATGGCTGAAGCAGCTGGTGGCTGAACAGCTCGTCACGGTGCGCAACAAGCGCGGGTATGCCCATCAAGAATGGCAAAAGATGCGCGAGCGCAACGAGGCGCTGGATACACGGATCTATGCCCGCGCCGCTGCTTGGATCCTTGGGGCTGACCGTTTCGATGAGCGAATGTGGCGGCAGCTGGAGAAACAGGCCGGGGTGGAAACCGTCGCTATCACCCCGACCGCCGCACCTGAGAAACCGACAACCCCGCAAGCCGGGCAAGTAACCCCGCCCCGGCGACGCGGCTGGAAGATCAGCACGCTCAAATACATGGAATGA
- a CDS encoding phage head-tail joining protein, translating to MTLDDLKSRHSALLAARYSGTRSVSYDGKSVTYGSDAELAAAASDIERRIAALEKPGRRILRPYAVKDL from the coding sequence ATGACCCTCGATGACCTTAAATCCCGCCACAGCGCCCTCTTGGCTGCGCGCTACAGCGGCACGCGCAGCGTGAGTTATGATGGCAAGAGCGTCACCTACGGCTCGGACGCCGAGCTGGCGGCGGCGGCATCAGATATCGAGCGGCGAATTGCGGCCTTGGAAAAGCCCGGCCGCCGCATTCTGCGCCCCTATGCCGTGAAGGATCTGTGA
- a CDS encoding phage portal protein — protein MNWRQRLGAFVGGFDAGQHHRRLRGFRATRAHVNALIAASGPDITARARWLVRNNGYAVNAVESWAANTVGDGIKPISKIADSARKEELQRLWLAWTDEADAEGLTDFYGLQRRAAREVFLAGEVFFRFRPRRTGDGLSVPVQMQMLPSEMLPLEQTGVSAAGNPIRQGIEFDRIGRRVAYHFLRRHPGDSTDPGLSGEIVRVPATEVIHVIDPVEGGQLRGVSKLAPAIVKLFLLDQYDDAELDRKKVAAMYAMFVTSPAPENPLAPEDEDGPEGVEISPGQIVRLDPGEDVTIGQPADSGGTYEPFQYRTLLQISAALGIPYPYLANDMVKGNFSNSRLALIEFRRRVSAWQHSVMVWQLCRPVYARWMDAAVLSGALTLPRFEANRSQLLAADWLPTKWDWVDPLKDANAEIAQIEAGLKSRTQAIAERGYDAEQVDRDIAAERARERALGLDFRRPGSPAQGVQALQGPEGDGGNDDDTDQTDKTDDAEHRPRDPEDQS, from the coding sequence ATGAACTGGCGACAGCGTCTTGGTGCATTTGTCGGTGGGTTTGACGCGGGCCAGCATCACCGTCGCCTGCGCGGGTTCCGCGCCACGCGCGCGCATGTCAACGCGCTGATCGCAGCAAGCGGGCCTGACATCACTGCCCGCGCCCGCTGGCTCGTACGCAACAACGGCTATGCCGTGAATGCGGTGGAAAGCTGGGCTGCCAATACCGTCGGTGATGGCATCAAGCCAATCTCGAAGATCGCGGATTCCGCCCGCAAAGAGGAGCTGCAACGGCTCTGGCTTGCCTGGACTGACGAGGCCGATGCAGAAGGGCTGACAGATTTCTATGGGTTGCAACGCCGCGCGGCGCGAGAGGTCTTTCTTGCGGGCGAGGTGTTTTTTCGCTTTCGTCCCCGGCGCACGGGCGACGGCCTGAGCGTGCCTGTGCAGATGCAGATGTTACCATCAGAGATGCTTCCGCTGGAACAGACCGGCGTTTCCGCTGCTGGCAATCCCATCCGCCAGGGGATCGAGTTCGACCGGATCGGGCGGCGTGTGGCCTATCATTTTCTGCGCCGTCATCCCGGCGACAGCACCGATCCGGGACTTTCGGGGGAAATCGTGCGGGTTCCCGCGACGGAGGTGATCCATGTGATCGACCCAGTCGAGGGTGGGCAACTTCGCGGGGTCTCAAAACTGGCGCCCGCCATCGTCAAGCTCTTCCTGCTCGATCAATACGACGATGCCGAGTTGGACCGCAAAAAGGTCGCGGCGATGTATGCGATGTTCGTGACCTCCCCCGCACCAGAGAACCCCCTAGCGCCGGAGGATGAAGATGGGCCCGAAGGTGTCGAGATCAGCCCCGGTCAGATCGTGCGACTGGATCCAGGCGAAGATGTCACCATCGGCCAGCCTGCCGACAGTGGCGGCACTTACGAGCCGTTTCAATACCGCACGCTCCTGCAAATCTCGGCAGCCCTGGGCATCCCCTATCCGTACCTCGCGAATGACATGGTGAAGGGGAACTTCTCGAACTCGCGCCTTGCCCTGATCGAGTTCCGCCGGAGGGTCTCGGCCTGGCAGCATTCCGTCATGGTCTGGCAGCTCTGCCGGCCGGTCTATGCGCGCTGGATGGATGCAGCTGTCTTGTCAGGGGCCCTCACGCTCCCGCGCTTTGAGGCCAACCGTAGCCAGCTCCTCGCCGCCGACTGGCTGCCGACCAAATGGGACTGGGTCGATCCCCTGAAAGACGCCAATGCCGAGATCGCCCAGATCGAGGCAGGCCTCAAATCCCGCACGCAGGCCATTGCCGAGCGCGGTTATGACGCGGAACAGGTCGACCGCGATATCGCAGCGGAGCGCGCCCGCGAACGTGCGCTGGGCCTCGACTTCCGCCGCCCCGGTTCGCCCGCGCAGGGTGTGCAGGCTTTGCAAGGCCCGGAGGGGGATGGAGGCAACGACGACGACACCGACCAGACAGATAAAACCGATGATGCGGAACACCGTCCGCGCGACCCTGAGGACCAGTCCTGA
- a CDS encoding S49 family peptidase gives MLHARIAARAFNTPLLVEPSKAMAFLSGLGSRILGRRVELADHDLHDAPGTVVPPARASILAGGMLDEYRQHGEVPYPVVDGIAVIEISGVLIHRGSWIGQSSGQTSYEGIAAQIDAAASDPSVRGLALEIDSFGGEVAGVFDLADRIRAIRTTIPVWAFVAEHAFSAGYALASQADRILLPRTGAVGSIGVVVMHADLSGQLDQDGTRVTLIHAGSHKVDANPYEPLPAAVRDDIQREIDVLRFLFAETVAAGRAGRLSQDATMATEAATYRGADAVAAGLADEVTDLARGFAEFRQLIARTPLPAMARSNTRAPRQTVTQISPRKERAMAQAPDHEDTTQKDIEDAQRDGAHDTAGAAPANDDARAPDAAPTAAIAPPPAAASVAPTPGATQPGNLAELSAQLRESAAEIAEIAVQAGRLGIAIDAAKALREGTTPEALRRLVIERASAAADARDIVAAPPSPILPQAKESPIIAAAKRAAAAGTRA, from the coding sequence ATGCTGCATGCCCGCATTGCCGCGCGCGCCTTCAACACGCCGCTGCTGGTTGAACCCTCGAAAGCCATGGCGTTCCTCTCCGGTCTTGGGTCCCGCATTCTCGGGCGGCGGGTCGAGTTGGCAGACCATGATCTGCATGACGCACCCGGCACCGTCGTCCCGCCAGCGCGCGCCAGTATTCTGGCGGGCGGAATGCTGGACGAGTACCGCCAGCATGGTGAGGTGCCCTACCCGGTGGTAGACGGCATCGCCGTGATCGAAATCTCCGGCGTGCTGATCCATCGCGGGAGTTGGATCGGACAGTCATCCGGCCAGACCAGTTATGAGGGGATCGCGGCCCAGATCGACGCCGCCGCCAGCGATCCCTCCGTGCGCGGCCTCGCCTTGGAAATTGACAGCTTTGGCGGCGAAGTCGCGGGTGTTTTTGACCTGGCAGATCGCATTCGTGCAATTCGCACCACAATACCCGTCTGGGCCTTTGTGGCCGAACACGCCTTCTCGGCGGGTTATGCGCTGGCCTCCCAGGCGGACCGGATCTTGCTGCCGCGTACCGGGGCGGTTGGCAGCATCGGCGTCGTGGTGATGCACGCTGATCTCAGCGGCCAGCTAGATCAGGACGGAACACGGGTGACACTGATCCATGCTGGATCCCACAAGGTCGACGCCAACCCCTACGAGCCTCTGCCCGCCGCTGTCCGCGACGACATCCAACGCGAGATCGACGTGCTGCGGTTTCTCTTTGCCGAGACCGTCGCGGCGGGTCGTGCCGGACGGTTAAGCCAAGATGCCACCATGGCGACCGAAGCTGCAACTTATCGCGGGGCAGATGCGGTTGCCGCAGGCCTCGCGGACGAGGTCACCGACCTGGCACGCGGCTTTGCCGAGTTCCGGCAGCTGATCGCGCGCACGCCACTGCCCGCGATGGCGCGCTCCAACACCAGAGCACCGCGCCAGACAGTCACTCAAATCAGCCCACGAAAGGAAAGAGCCATGGCCCAAGCCCCTGACCATGAGGATACCACGCAAAAGGACATCGAGGATGCGCAGCGGGATGGTGCACATGACACTGCAGGTGCTGCGCCAGCCAATGATGATGCCCGAGCACCGGACGCCGCGCCAACAGCAGCAATCGCGCCACCCCCCGCTGCGGCATCAGTGGCGCCCACCCCAGGTGCGACGCAACCGGGTAATCTGGCTGAGTTGTCGGCGCAGCTTCGCGAGTCGGCGGCGGAGATCGCCGAGATCGCGGTGCAGGCGGGCCGCCTCGGCATCGCCATCGATGCGGCGAAAGCCCTGCGCGAGGGCACCACGCCCGAAGCCCTGCGCCGCCTCGTGATTGAACGCGCCAGTGCTGCTGCCGACGCGCGCGATATTGTGGCCGCCCCGCCCTCACCCATTCTCCCGCAGGCCAAGGAAAGCCCGATCATTGCCGCGGCGAAACGAGCCGCTGCCGCTGGGACCCGGGCCTGA
- a CDS encoding head decoration protein, with protein sequence MTVLTQPPSMGDVLKYEVNPNYTRETITLLVGTAYPVGSVLGRITASGKYKLATSGGSDGAQTAVAVLLFAVDATLADAVGLVVARGPAIVSRAALTYDASVDDAAKITTKIGQLAAAGILARDTA encoded by the coding sequence ATGACTGTCCTGACCCAGCCTCCCAGCATGGGCGATGTCCTCAAATACGAGGTCAACCCGAACTACACCCGCGAGACCATCACGTTGCTGGTCGGCACCGCCTATCCCGTCGGGTCGGTGTTGGGCCGCATTACCGCGAGCGGCAAGTACAAGCTCGCCACCAGCGGTGGCAGCGACGGCGCGCAGACCGCCGTGGCTGTGCTGCTCTTCGCCGTTGATGCCACTCTGGCCGATGCGGTCGGCCTGGTCGTGGCGCGCGGCCCGGCGATCGTCTCGCGTGCGGCGCTCACGTATGACGCCAGTGTCGATGACGCCGCCAAGATCACCACCAAGATCGGCCAACTGGCAGCCGCCGGGATACTCGCGCGCGACACCGCCTGA
- a CDS encoding major capsid protein, whose product MTITRNPFDIGGYSLAEMTQAINILPNLYTRLGQLGLFRFEGVTQRSIVIEQREGVLSLLPSVPLGAPATVGNREARSMRSFALPWIPHDDVILPGDVQGMPALGMSDTADPLVEVMNRKLTLMRRKHAQTREYMEMNALRGIVKDGSGTTLYNYFTEFGLAQISVDFVFGTAATNVQSKVRTTLRAIEDNLMGETMTTAHALVSSEFFDKLISHPKTEDAYKFFSATGGQPLREDMRRAFPFAGILFEEYNGSVTLSNGTSERLIPTGEGIAFPMGTFDTFTTYGGPANLLETANTIGMPLYARQMIDAKGRWIDLMTEASILPVNKRPRLAIRLHSSN is encoded by the coding sequence ATGACCATCACCCGCAACCCGTTCGACATTGGCGGCTACTCGCTCGCCGAGATGACGCAGGCGATCAATATCCTGCCCAACCTCTATACGCGCCTCGGCCAGCTCGGCCTCTTCCGCTTTGAAGGCGTGACCCAACGCTCGATCGTGATCGAGCAGCGCGAGGGGGTGTTGAGCCTGCTGCCCTCGGTTCCGCTCGGCGCCCCTGCCACCGTCGGCAATCGCGAGGCGCGCTCGATGCGTTCCTTTGCCCTGCCGTGGATCCCGCATGACGACGTGATCCTGCCCGGCGACGTCCAGGGAATGCCCGCACTGGGCATGTCAGACACCGCCGATCCTCTGGTCGAGGTGATGAACCGCAAGCTCACGCTTATGCGCCGCAAACACGCCCAGACCCGCGAATACATGGAAATGAACGCGCTGCGTGGCATCGTGAAGGATGGTTCTGGTACCACGCTTTACAACTACTTCACCGAATTTGGCCTCGCGCAGATCTCGGTCGACTTCGTTTTTGGGACCGCCGCCACCAATGTGCAGAGCAAGGTGCGCACCACCCTGCGCGCCATCGAGGACAATCTGATGGGCGAGACCATGACCACCGCGCACGCGCTGGTCAGTTCAGAGTTCTTCGACAAGCTGATCAGCCATCCCAAGACCGAAGACGCCTACAAATTCTTCTCCGCCACCGGCGGCCAGCCGCTGCGCGAGGACATGCGCCGGGCCTTTCCCTTCGCAGGCATTCTGTTCGAGGAATACAACGGCTCGGTCACGCTCTCAAACGGCACCTCGGAACGGCTGATTCCCACCGGCGAGGGCATCGCCTTTCCGATGGGCACGTTTGATACCTTCACCACCTATGGTGGCCCGGCGAACCTGCTGGAAACCGCCAATACCATCGGCATGCCGCTCTATGCCCGCCAGATGATCGACGCCAAGGGCCGCTGGATTGATCT